The genomic interval GCTTCTCAACACGTACCAAGACTCTCAACTTTTACATGTGGATTCGACATGAGCGGGGTTACCGGTGTTGAAGCGAATTTTGACGAACGGCGCGATGCCGAACTAATGGCCAACTTTTTCCGCACCGAGCATTACGAACAAGTCATTAATGCTGGCGACTTGAGCTGGTCACTTCCAAAAGTTGTTCATCACTTGGAAGACCTTCGAGTGGGTATGTCGTACCCCAACTACTACATTTCGAGGTTGGCCTCCAAGTTCGTAAAGGTGTGCCTGCAAGGTACGGGCGGAGATGAGTTGTACGGGGGCTATCCATGGAGGTATTATAGAGTATTCGATTCTTTGAATCAGGAACACTTCATTGATCAATACTATAGTTTTTGGCAACGATTGGTGCCCGATGATCAAAAAAACAAGATGTTTCAAACCAGTGTGTTGAACCAAGTTGACTTATCTCAACCTCGTAGGATATTCGAAAGAGTATTCAAGTTCAATGACCACATGAAATTTGATCGACCCGAGGAGCACATTCAGAATTCACTTTATTTTGAGATTAAGACTTTTTTGCCTGGGCTATTCTCGGTTGGGGATAAGTTATCCATGTCGAATGGATTGGAGGAGCGCTTTCCTTTTATGGATAATGACCTTGTTGACTTTGCACAAAAGATACCCGTTAGGCATAAGTTAGGTAATCTTGAGAGAGAGATTGGTCGCATTGATGAGAATACGGCCATGAAGAAAAGAGCATATCGTGAATTCTCGGACGGTAAAAACGTATTGCGCAAAGCTATGATGGATTTTATACCTGAGGAGATTATCAACAGAAAGAAACAAGGCTTTTCTGCCCCGGATGAAAGTTGGTACAGAGGCGAAAACGCTGACTACGTTAAGGAGCTCTTGCTCAGTGGGAGATCATCGTCTGCCGAATTCATCAATCCTGATTATGTAAAGGGTATTGTTGACGAGCACATGAATGAACGAATCAACCATAGGTTGTTGATTTGGTCGTTTATGAGTTTTGAGTGGTGGTGTCGTATTTTTTTAGACGGGCAAAATCCAGAGTAAGATGAGAATAGTATTCTTGGGTTGTACGCA from Cryomorphaceae bacterium carries:
- the asnB gene encoding asparagine synthase (glutamine-hydrolyzing) produces the protein MCGIVGIFQLNGEPVFRQEVQQMVRQVAHRGPDGEGIYIKGSIGLGHRRLAILDVSEKGAQPMSSKCGKWSVVFNGCIYNYLELKKDLHSKGHVFISQSDTEVLVEGLSHYGADFFEKINGMFAVGAWNEEERCIYLSRDRFGIKPLYYWFNGETLLFGSEIKAFFPYKKFKKEINLEALNEYFTFQNLFTFNSFFKDVHSLPPANTVRVDSTTREIKHHSWWDYDFTDPDEKMTFEEAKEETERLFKQAVARQMIADVPVGSYLSGGMDSGSITSIASQHVPRLSTFTCGFDMSGVTGVEANFDERRDAELMANFFRTEHYEQVINAGDLSWSLPKVVHHLEDLRVGMSYPNYYISRLASKFVKVCLQGTGGDELYGGYPWRYYRVFDSLNQEHFIDQYYSFWQRLVPDDQKNKMFQTSVLNQVDLSQPRRIFERVFKFNDHMKFDRPEEHIQNSLYFEIKTFLPGLFSVGDKLSMSNGLEERFPFMDNDLVDFAQKIPVRHKLGNLEREIGRIDENTAMKKRAYREFSDGKNVLRKAMMDFIPEEIINRKKQGFSAPDESWYRGENADYVKELLLSGRSSSAEFINPDYVKGIVDEHMNERINHRLLIWSFMSFEWWCRIFLDGQNPE